CAGCCTTCGTATTCCGTCAAGAAGGAATCGTCGATTCGGTCGTATTTCTTGAGCAGCGAGAAGAGGTTCTTCACCGTATATTTATCGTCCGCAACCCGGATAAGCTTCACAATGTATAAAAAAACGGTTGTGCTTGTTAAAAACAGGCACAACCGTTTTTTTATTTATTTCGCTACTTTTTCGCGATTGAGGTATACCGTCTCGCCAGTGCGGGCGGATTCGTAAATCGCTTCCAAAATCTCGGTTACGACAAGAGCCTGCTCTGCTTTAACTACCAGATCCGTATCGTTTTGGATTGCGCTGATCCAAGCTGCGCATTCCACGTCGATATCGCGCTCCGAAGCGCCGTCATAGAACGCCACGCCGCCAGCGGAAAGGTCGATTTCCTTAACGAACAAACGGCTGTTCTCTTCACCATTGATGCGAAGACCGTTCTTCATGTCCGCTCCGCCTTCCGTACCGCAAAGCGTACATTTTGCTTCGTCGATATCAAGCGTATTCAGCGCCCAGCTTGCTTCAAGCGTAATTGTTGCACCGTTCTCCATTTTGATAAAGCCTACTGCGGAATCTTCTACCGTAAATTTCGCGGGATCCCATGGGCCCCAAGCGTTAGCGGCATTTTCTTTCGAGCCCAGCTTATGGAATACGGAGCCTGTTACGGAAACCGGCTTGTAGTTGTCCATCATCCACAGCGTCAGGTCAAGCGCGTGAGTACCGATATCGATAAGCGGTCCGCCGCCTTGTTTCTCTTCGTCGAGGAATACGCCCCATGTTGGAACCGCGCGGCGGCGGATAGCATGAGCACGAGCATAGTAGATTTCACCAAGCTCGCCTTGCTCGCAAACCTTTTTGAGGACTTGGCTGTCCGGACGGAAACGGTTGTTGTAACCGATTGTCAGTTTTTTGCCTGTGCGTTTCGCGGCATCCAGCATAGCTCTCGCTTCAGCAGCCGTTTTAGCCATTGGCTTTTCGCACATAACATGCTTGCCGGCTTCAAGGGAATCTATCGTAATAAAGGAGTGCGAGTCATTAGGCGTTAATACATGTACAACATCGATCGAAGGATCGGCAATCAGCTCGCGGTAATCCGCGTATACTTTCGAGCCTTCAGCGCCGTATTTTTGAGATGCTTCTTCAGCGCGTTCCACTACAACGTCGCAAAAGGCAACGATTTCAACATTCTTGTTCTTGCTGAGTGCAGGAAGATGCTTGCCATTAGCGATACCGCCGCAGCCGATGATACCAACCTTTAGTAATTTACTCATGTCCAGCCTCCGTTTAAATGGATTTATAGAAAAAAGTTGTTTATGCCCTTACTATAGGTTTGACCGATATTTAGAGTCAATAAGGCTATAAAAAAGTTCTTGTCTGTGTCGTATAATTAGAGTCAGAATGTCTTTATGTTCTAGTTTTACTTTGGTAAATGGTATGCTACCTTAGAAATAAGTCGTAAATATGAAGTTATCCAAAATAATCGGTCTGAGGAGTGGAAGTTATATGATTAGAGTCGCAATGTTAAGCTATTGGCATGTTCATGCATGGGATTACACGAGAGAGGCGCAAGCGCATCCGGATACGGAAATCGTAGCGGTATGGGACGAAATTCCGGCTAGAGGCGAGGAAGCGGCTTCCAAGTTAGGCGTTCCTTTCTTCTCTAATCTGGATGAGCTTCTTGCACGCGAAGATATTGACGGAGTTATCGTGGACGCGCCTTCCAATATTCACCGCGAGGTTATGGTAAAAGCCGCGCAAGCCGGCAAGCATATCTTTACGGAAAAAGTGTTGGCGCTTACAACGAAAGAAGTTAACGAGATTCTGGCGGCAGTGGAAGAAGCGGGCGTTAAGCTGACCGTATCGCTGCCAAGACTTAACGACTGGTATACGCCTTCCATTCAGAACGTGCTGGAATCCGGCATTCTGGGCAAAGTTACCTTGACGCGCGTCCGCTTGTCCCATAACGGCGCAATCGCAAACTGGCTTCCGGAGCATTTCTACAGCCTGGAGCAATGCGGCGGCGGCGCTCTGATTGACCTGGGCTGCCATCCGATGTATTTGACTAGACTTTTCCTTGGCGAAATGCCGGTTCAGGTTCAAGCTTCGTACGGTTACGTAACAGGCAAAGACGTAGAGGATAACGCGGTTTCCATTCTCACGACGGCTGGCGGCGCTATCGGTATCGTGGAAGCGGGCTTTGTGAATGCCCATTCGCCATTCACGATCGAGATCCACGGCACGGAAGGCTCGCTCTTGTACGGTACGCCTGAGGACCGCGTTCTTGTCCGCAGCAATAAGAACGGGGAATCGGAGTGGACGGAAGCGGATAAGGCAAGCGGCCGCATTAAGGCATTCGAGCAATGGGCTGACCATATCCAAAATAATACGGTTGCAGCAGAGAACATCCGCATGGCACAGGATCTGACGGCGCTGATGGAAGCATCTAACCGCTCGGTTGCTGAGAAGCGGGCTGTACGTATTGAAGAAATCCGCTAATACAATGACTGGCATGGATGAACGGGAGCAGATCGTGGAGACCGACAGCAAGGTTAGCGCAAGACCGTATCCTTATGCCATTATGAAAGAAAAGATGGACGCGCTTGAACGGCTTGATCTGCATTTCAGATGGGGTCGTTACGGAATCAGGGTGCTCAAATGGCATCTGACCACCTTTAAACCCGGCCAGCTGATCAAATTCCATAAGCATTCGGAGTTTGAATTCCACTTCGTGCCGCGCGGCAAAGGAACGGTCACCTTGATTGACCATATTTACAAGCTGAACAGCGGCATGTTTTATTTGACGGGTCCTGGCGTTGTGCATCAGCAAACGGCAGATAACCGGTCCGGCATGGAAGAGCTGTGTCTGCATGTGGATATCACGCGTCTTCCAGGCGGAGAGGAAAGGGAAGAATGGGGCTCGGAGTGGGAAAATAAAGAGTCGGAAGCCTGTATTCAGGCGCTGACCGATTTTCCGCTTCGGCCGTTTATGGATCAGCATGATGCCATGACATGCTTCCTTCAGGCTTACATGGCTTGGCGATCCGGCGAGCTTGGGGCTTATACGACAATCCGCCAGTCTTTGATTCAAATATTGCTGCGCGCCGCCAAAGCGACCGTTGACCGGGATGGCCAGCAGATGCTTCCAGCGCGGGATATTCAAGCG
This region of Paenibacillus sp. JDR-2 genomic DNA includes:
- a CDS encoding Gfo/Idh/MocA family protein: MSKLLKVGIIGCGGIANGKHLPALSKNKNVEIVAFCDVVVERAEEASQKYGAEGSKVYADYRELIADPSIDVVHVLTPNDSHSFITIDSLEAGKHVMCEKPMAKTAAEARAMLDAAKRTGKKLTIGYNNRFRPDSQVLKKVCEQGELGEIYYARAHAIRRRAVPTWGVFLDEEKQGGGPLIDIGTHALDLTLWMMDNYKPVSVTGSVFHKLGSKENAANAWGPWDPAKFTVEDSAVGFIKMENGATITLEASWALNTLDIDEAKCTLCGTEGGADMKNGLRINGEENSRLFVKEIDLSAGGVAFYDGASERDIDVECAAWISAIQNDTDLVVKAEQALVVTEILEAIYESARTGETVYLNREKVAK
- a CDS encoding Gfo/Idh/MocA family protein, with amino-acid sequence MIRVAMLSYWHVHAWDYTREAQAHPDTEIVAVWDEIPARGEEAASKLGVPFFSNLDELLAREDIDGVIVDAPSNIHREVMVKAAQAGKHIFTEKVLALTTKEVNEILAAVEEAGVKLTVSLPRLNDWYTPSIQNVLESGILGKVTLTRVRLSHNGAIANWLPEHFYSLEQCGGGALIDLGCHPMYLTRLFLGEMPVQVQASYGYVTGKDVEDNAVSILTTAGGAIGIVEAGFVNAHSPFTIEIHGTEGSLLYGTPEDRVLVRSNKNGESEWTEADKASGRIKAFEQWADHIQNNTVAAENIRMAQDLTALMEASNRSVAEKRAVRIEEIR
- a CDS encoding AraC family transcriptional regulator; amino-acid sequence: MKKSANTMTGMDEREQIVETDSKVSARPYPYAIMKEKMDALERLDLHFRWGRYGIRVLKWHLTTFKPGQLIKFHKHSEFEFHFVPRGKGTVTLIDHIYKLNSGMFYLTGPGVVHQQTADNRSGMEELCLHVDITRLPGGEEREEWGSEWENKESEACIQALTDFPLRPFMDQHDAMTCFLQAYMAWRSGELGAYTTIRQSLIQILLRAAKATVDRDGQQMLPARDIQAHRFEMAQQYIYDNYARPLTLQEVADRIQISTRQLQRVFHRYGVSSFSSYLEDFRLQRICEELVETSNTVESIAVNHGFTNTNYLFQVFKKKMGMTPLAYRQRHQLTSV